From the genome of Palaemon carinicauda isolate YSFRI2023 chromosome 6, ASM3689809v2, whole genome shotgun sequence, one region includes:
- the LOC137642217 gene encoding uncharacterized protein, giving the protein MMRKSYSVTTIQNTKDIRHKRSKSAMIKGKKDMQGTQLPSPESKVGYQIRLNFGSMNNVQQVDSLTENFVTIRDEFRFSLINEYGPQRANRLYEKHAKRSHYLLINAEEDNDKAAMVRAFLEGHHDRPNIKGRWDIPLGSQRLAEWEQLLQSATVVLVFLSRALCEDEILSLIFPSLFILERLTVPLYLENFSLEEMERKFRSHLRPVLYYYGIKLYDQSVERIKEDIDNLHAKHKSNFGDHYSQEIAALEGLVDRINSPNVCPCGEC; this is encoded by the exons atgaTGAGAAAGTCGTATTCCGTGACTACAATTCAAAATACAAAAGATATCCGTCATAAGCGTAGTAAATCAGCCATGATCAAGGGCAAGAAGGACATGCAAGGGACGCAACTTCCTTCACCAGAATCGAAAGTCGGTTACCAAATTCGTTTGAACTTTGGCAG catGAATAATGTTCAACAAGTTGACTCATTAACGGAAAATTTCGTAACCATCCGAGATGAATTTAGATTTTCTCTCATAAATGAGTATGGACCTCAGAG GGCAAACAGACTTTACGAAAAGCACGCCAAGAGAAGCCACTATCTTCTGATAAACGCCGAGGAGGACAACGACAAGGCTGCCATGGTCAGGGCGTTCCTTGAAGGTCACCACGACCGTCCAAATATCAAAGGTCGTTGGGACATACCTCTTGGGTCTCAAAGACTCGCTGAGTGGGAACAGCTTTTGCAGTCTGCAACGGTAGTCCTGGTCTTCTTGTCAAGGGCCTTGTGTGAAGATGAGATACTCTCATTGATATTCCCGAGTTTGTTTATACTAGAGCGATTGACAGTGCCTCTCTATTTAGAAAATTTTTCTCTCGAAGAAATGGAGAGGAAGTTTCGGTCCCATCTCAGACCTGTGCTTTATTACTATGGCATAAAGCTTTATGATCAGAGTGTTGAGAGAATCAAGGAAGATATCGATAATCTTCATGCTAAACATAAATCTAACTTTGGAGATCATTATTCCCAAGAAATTGCAGCTTTAGAGGGTCTCGTCGATCGTATAAACTCGCCCAACGTTTGTCCCTGTGGAGAatgctag